A region of Saimiri boliviensis isolate mSaiBol1 chromosome 8, mSaiBol1.pri, whole genome shotgun sequence DNA encodes the following proteins:
- the USP19 gene encoding ubiquitin carboxyl-terminal hydrolase 19 isoform X11, which produces MSGGASATGPRRGPPGLEDATSKKKQKDRANQESKDGDPRKETGGRYVAQAGLELLASGDPSASASCAAEITGSRHRTRLFFPTSSGSASTPREEQTKAELLLDWRQSAEEVIVKLRLGVGPLQLEDIDAAFTDTDCVVRFSGGQQWGGVFYAEIKGSCAKVQTRKGSLLHLTLPKKVPMLTWPSLLKKPLGTQELVPGLQCQENGQELSPTALEPGPEPHRVKQEARNQKRAQGRGEVGSGAGPGAQAGPSAKRAVHLCRGPEGEGSRDGPGPRGDAPPFVADLATQVEADEQHCIPQLNPQTCLRDSEENLALSVGEKAVSPGNDLVSPAMVRSRNPVKDDCVKEEMTVAADAATLVDGKEPESMVNLAFVKNDSYEKGPDSVVVHVYVKEICRDTSRVLFREQDFTLIFQTRDGNFLRLHPGCGPHTIFRWQVKLRNLIEPEQCTFCFTASRINICLRKRQSQRWGGLEAPAARVGGAKVAVPTGPTPLDSTPPGGAPHPLTGQEEARAVEKDKSKARSEDTGLDSVAARTPMEHVTPKPETHLASPKPTCMVPPMPHSPVSGDSVEEEEEEEKKVCLPGFTGLVNLGNTCFMNSVIQSLSNTRELRDFFHDRSFEAEINYNNPLGTGGRLAIGFAVLLRALWKGTHHAFQPSKLKAIVASKASQFTGYAQHDAQEFMAFLLDGLHEDLNRIQNKPYTETVDSDGRPDEVVAEEAWQRHKMRNDSFIVDLFQGQYKSKLVCPVCAKVSITFDPFLYLPVPLPQKQKVLPVFYFAREPHSKPVKFLVSVSKENSTASEVLDSLSQSVHVKPENLRLAEVIKNRFQRVFLPSHSLDTVSPSDMLLCFELLSPELAKERVVVLEVQQRPQVPSVPISKCAACQRKQQSEDEKLKRCTRCYRVGYCNQLCQKTHWPDHKGLCRPENIGYPFLVSVPASRLTYARLAQLLEGYARYSVSVFQPPFQPGRMALESQSPGCTTLLSTGSLEAGDSERDPIQPPELQLVTPVADGDTGPPRVWTASDRGPVPSTSGISSEMLASGPTEIGSLPASERVSRPEAAVPGYQHPSEAMNAHTPQFFIYKIDSSNREQRLEDKGDTPLELGDDCSLALVWRNNERLQEFVLVASKELECAEDPGSAGEAARAGHFTLDQCLNLFTRPEVLAPEEAWYCPQCKQHREASKQLLLWRLPNVLIVQLKRFSFRSFIWRDKINDLVEFPVRNLDLSKFCIGQKEEQLSSYDLYAVINHYGGMIGGHYTACARLPNDRSSQRSDVGWRLFDDSTVTTVDESQVVTRYAYVLFYRRRNSPVERPPRAGHSEHHPDLGPAVEAAASQGLGPGQAPEVAPTRTAPERFAPPVDRPAPTYSNMEEVD; this is translated from the exons ATGTCTGGCGGGGCCAGTGCCACAGGCCCAAGGAGAGGGCCCCCAGGACTGGAGGATGCCACTAGTAAGAAGAAGCAGAAGGATCGAGCAAACCAGGAGAGCAAGGATGGAGATCCTAGGAAAG agacagggggtcgatatgttgcccaggctggtcttgaactcctggcctcaggtgatccttctgcctcagcctcctgtgcagctgagattacagggtcACGCCACCGTACCCGGCTGTTCTTTCCTACGTCGTCAGGGTCAGCATCCACACCTCGAGAGGAGCAGACCAAAGCGG AGTTGTTGCTTGATTGGAGGCAGAGTGCAGAAGAGGTAATTGTCAAGCTTCGTTTGGGAGTAGGTCCCCTTCAGCTGGAGGACATAGATGCTGCTTTCACAGATACGGACTGTGTGGTGCGGTTTTCAG gtggTCAGCAGTGGGGTGGTGTCTTCTATGCTGAGATAAAAGGATCTTGCGCTAAAGTGCAGACCCGCAAGGGGAGTCTCCTGCACCTGACACTGCCCAAGAAGGTGCCTATGCTCACGTGGCCCTCTCTCCTG AAGAAACCTCTAGGGACCCAGGAGCTGGTGCCGGGGCTGCAGTGCCAGGAGAATGGGCAGGAACTGTCTCCCACTGCCCTAGAGCCAGGCCCTGAGCCCCACCGGGTTAAGCAGGAGGCCCGGAATCAGAAGCGGGCCCAGGGCCGTGGTGAGGTAGGCTCAGGGGCTGGCCCCGGGGCCCAGGCAGGGCCCAGCGCCAAGAGGGCTGTGCATCTCTGCAGAGGGCCAGAGGGGGAAGGGTCCAGGGATGGCCCTGGACCCCGGGGTGATGCCCCACCCTTCGTGGCTGACCTGGCCACCCAG GTTGAGGCTGATGAACAGCATTGCATACCACAGCTGAACCCCCAAACCTGCCTCCGGGACTCAGAGGAGAATTTAGCTCTTTCTGTAGGAGAGAAAGCAGTGTCTCCCGGGAATGACCTAGTCTCTCCAGCCATGGTCCGGAGCAGAAATCCTGTGAAAGATGACTGTGTCAAGGAGGAGATGACAGTGGCAGCAGATGCTGCAACCTTGGTGGATGGTaaag AACCTGAGTCGATGGTGAACCTGGCATTTGTCAAGAATGACTCGTATGAGAAAGGCCCGGATTCAGTGGTGGTGCACGTGTACGTGAAGGAAATCTGCAGGGATACCTCAAGAGTACTTTTCCGTGAGCAGGACTTCACACTCATCTTCCAGACCAG GGATGGAAACTTCTTGAGGCTGCACCCGGGCTGTGGGCCCCACACCATCTTCCGTTGGCAGGTGAAGCTCAG GAATCTGATTGAGCCAGAGCAGTGCACCTTCTGTTTCACGGCTTCTCGCATCAACATCTGCCTTCGTAAGAGGCAGAGTCAGCGCTGGGGGGGCCTGGAGGCCCCGGCTGCACGAG TGGGTGGTGCAAAGGTTGCCGTGCCGACAGGTCCAACCCCTCTGGATTCAACCCCACCAGGAggtgctccccaccccctgacaggccagGAGGAGGCCCGGGCTGTGGAGAAGGATAAATCCAAGGCAAGATCTGAGGACACAGGGCTAGACAGTGTGGCAGCCCGCACACCCATGGAGCATGTAACCCCAAAGCCAGAGACACACCTGGCCTCG CCCAAGCCTACATGTATGGTGCCTCCCATGCCCCACAGCCCAGTGAGTGGAGAcagtgtggaggaggaggaagaagaagagaagaaggtgTGTCTGCCAGGCTTCACTGGCCTTGTCAATTTAGGCAACACCTGCTTCATGAACAGCGTCATTCAGTCTCTGTCCAACACTCGGGAACTCCGGGACTTCTTCCATG ACCGCTCCTTTGAGGCTGAGATCAACTACAACAACCCACTAGGGACTGGTGGGCGTCTGGCCATTGGCTTTGCTGTGCTGCTTCGGGCGCTGTGGAAGGGCACCCATCATGCCTTCCAGCCTTCCAAGTTGAAG GCCATTGTGGCAAGTAAGGCCAGCCAGTTCACAGGCTATGCGCAGCATGATGCCCAAGAGTTCATGGCTTTCCTGCTGGATGGGCTGCACGAGGACCTGAATCGGATTCAAAACAAGCCCTACACAGAGACTGTGGACTCAGATGGGCGGCCTGATGAG GTGGTAGCTGAGGAAGCATGGCAGCGGCACAAGATGAGGAATGACTCTTTCATCGTGGACCTATTTCAGGGCCAGTACAAGTCGAAGCTGGTGTGCCCTGTGTGTGCCAAG GTCTCCATCACCTTTGACCCATTTCTTTATCTGCCGGTGCCCTTGCCACAAAAGCAAAAGGTTCTACCCGTCTTTTATTTTGCCCGAGAGCCCCACAGCAAGCCCGTCAAG TTCCTGGTGAGCGTCAGCAAGGAGAACTCCACTGCAAGTGAAGTATTGGACTCTCTCTCTCAGAGCGTTCATGTGAAGCCTGAGAACCTGCGTTTGGCAGAG GTAATTAAGAATCGTTTCCAACGTGTGTTCCTGCCCTCCCACTCACTGGACACTGTGTCCCCATCTGATATGCTCCTCTGCTTTGAGCTGCTATCACCAGAGTTGGCTAAGGAGCGGGTAGTGGTGCTAGAGGTGCAACAG CGCCCTCAGGTGCCCAGCGTCCCCATCTCGAAGTGTGCAGCCTGCCAGCGGAAGCAACAGTCGGAGGATGAAAAGCTGAAGCGCTGTACCCGGTGCTATCGTGTGGGCTACTGCAACCA GCTCTGCCAGAAAACCCACTGGCCTGACCACAAGGGCCTCTGCCGACCTGAGAACATTGGCTACCCCTTCCTGGTCAGTGTACCTGCCTCACGCCTCACTTACGCCCGCCTTGCTCAGCTGCTAGAGGGCTATGCCCG GTACTCTGTGAGTGTATTCCAGCCACCCTTTCAACCTGGCCGCATGGCTTTGGAGTCTCAGAGCCCTGGCTGCACCACACTGCTCTCCACTGGCTCCCTGGAAGCTGGGGACAGTGAGAGGGACCCCATTCAGCCACCTGAGCTCCAGCTGGTGACCCCTGTGGCTGATGGGGACACAGGGCCTCCCCGGGTGTGGACAGCCTCTGACCGGGGTCCCGTGCCCAGCACCAGTGGAATTTCTTCTGAGATGCTGGCCAGTGGGCCCACTGAGATTGGCTCCTTGCCTGCTAGCGAGAGGGTGTCCCGACCTGAAG CCGCTGTGCCTGGGTACCAGCACCCAAGTGAAGCTATGAATGCCCACACACCCCagttcttcatctataaaattgacTCATCCAACCGAGAGCAGCGGCTAGAGGACAAAG GAGACACCCCACTGGAGCTGGGTGATGATTGTAGCCTGGCTCTCGTCTGGCGGAACAATGAGCGGTTGCAGGAGTTTGTATTGGTAGCCTCTAAGGAGCTGGAATGTGCTGAGGATCCAGGCTCTGCTGGTGAGGCTGCCCGGGCTGGCCACTTCACCCTGGACCAGTGCCTCAACCTCTTCACACGACCTGAGGTGCTGGCACCCGAGGAGGCCTG GTACTGCCCACAGTGCAAACAGCACCGTGAGGCCTCCAAGCAGCTGTTGCTATGGCGCCTGCCAAACGTTCTCATCGTGCAGCTCAAGCGCTTCTCCTTTCGTAGTTTTATCTGGCGTGATAAGATCAATGACTTGGTGGAGTTCCCTGTTCG GAATCTGGACCTGAGCAAGTTCTGCATTGGCCAGAAAGAGGAGCAGCTATCCAGCTATGATCTGTATGCTGTGATTAACCACTATGGAGGCATGATCGGTGGCCACTACACTGCCTGTGCACGCCTGCCCAATGATCGTAGCAGTCAGCGCAGTGACGTGG
- the USP19 gene encoding ubiquitin carboxyl-terminal hydrolase 19 isoform X6, with amino-acid sequence MSGGASATGPRRGPPGLEDATSKKKQKDRANQESKDGDPRKETGGRYVAQAGLELLASGDPSASASCAAEITGSRHRTRLFFPTSSGSASTPREEQTKAELLLDWRQSAEEVIVKLRLGVGPLQLEDIDAAFTDTDCVVRFSGGQQWGGVFYAEIKGSCAKVQTRKGSLLHLTLPKKVPMLTWPSLLKKPLGTQELVPGLQCQENGQELSPTALEPGPEPHRVKQEARNQKRAQGRGEVGSGAGPGAQAGPSAKRAVHLCRGPEGEGSRDGPGPRGDAPPFVADLATQVEADEQHCIPQLNPQTCLRDSEENLALSVGEKAVSPGNDLVSPAMVRSRNPVKDDCVKEEMTVAADAATLVDEPESMVNLAFVKNDSYEKGPDSVVVHVYVKEICRDTSRVLFREQDFTLIFQTRDGNFLRLHPGCGPHTIFRWQVKLRNLIEPEQCTFCFTASRINICLRKRQSQRWGGLEAPAARVGGAKVAVPTGPTPLDSTPPGGAPHPLTGQEEARAVEKDKSKARSEDTGLDSVAARTPMEHVTPKPETHLASPKPTCMVPPMPHSPVSGDSVEEEEEEEKKVCLPGFTGLVNLGNTCFMNSVIQSLSNTRELRDFFHDRSFEAEINYNNPLGTGGRLAIGFAVLLRALWKGTHHAFQPSKLKAIVASKASQFTGYAQHDAQEFMAFLLDGLHEDLNRIQNKPYTETVDSDGRPDEVVAEEAWQRHKMRNDSFIVDLFQGQYKSKLVCPVCAKVSITFDPFLYLPVPLPQKQKVLPVFYFAREPHSKPVKFLVSVSKENSTASEVLDSLSQSVHVKPENLRLAEVIKNRFQRVFLPSHSLDTVSPSDMLLCFELLSPELAKERVVVLEVQQRPQVPSVPISKCAACQRKQQSEDEKLKRCTRCYRVGYCNQLCQKTHWPDHKGLCRPENIGYPFLVSVPASRLTYARLAQLLEGYARYSVSVFQPPFQPGRMALESQSPGCTTLLSTGSLEAGDSERDPIQPPELQLVTPVADGDTGPPRVWTASDRGPVPSTSGISSEMLASGPTEIGSLPASERVSRPEAAVPGYQHPSEAMNAHTPQFFIYKIDSSNREQRLEDKGDTPLELGDDCSLALVWRNNERLQEFVLVASKELECAEDPGSAGEAARAGHFTLDQCLNLFTRPEVLAPEEAWYCPQCKQHREASKQLLLWRLPNVLIVQLKRFSFRSFIWRDKINDLVEFPVRNLDLSKFCIGQKEEQLSSYDLYAVINHYGGMIGGHYTACARLPNDRSSQRSDVGWRLFDDSTVTTVDESQVVTRYAYVLFYRRRNSPVERPPRAGHSEHHPDLGPAVEAAASQASRIWQELEAEEEPVPEGPGPMGPWGPQDWVGPPPRGPTTPDEGCLRYFVLGTVAALVALVLNVFYPLVSQSRWR; translated from the exons ATGTCTGGCGGGGCCAGTGCCACAGGCCCAAGGAGAGGGCCCCCAGGACTGGAGGATGCCACTAGTAAGAAGAAGCAGAAGGATCGAGCAAACCAGGAGAGCAAGGATGGAGATCCTAGGAAAG agacagggggtcgatatgttgcccaggctggtcttgaactcctggcctcaggtgatccttctgcctcagcctcctgtgcagctgagattacagggtcACGCCACCGTACCCGGCTGTTCTTTCCTACGTCGTCAGGGTCAGCATCCACACCTCGAGAGGAGCAGACCAAAGCGG AGTTGTTGCTTGATTGGAGGCAGAGTGCAGAAGAGGTAATTGTCAAGCTTCGTTTGGGAGTAGGTCCCCTTCAGCTGGAGGACATAGATGCTGCTTTCACAGATACGGACTGTGTGGTGCGGTTTTCAG gtggTCAGCAGTGGGGTGGTGTCTTCTATGCTGAGATAAAAGGATCTTGCGCTAAAGTGCAGACCCGCAAGGGGAGTCTCCTGCACCTGACACTGCCCAAGAAGGTGCCTATGCTCACGTGGCCCTCTCTCCTG AAGAAACCTCTAGGGACCCAGGAGCTGGTGCCGGGGCTGCAGTGCCAGGAGAATGGGCAGGAACTGTCTCCCACTGCCCTAGAGCCAGGCCCTGAGCCCCACCGGGTTAAGCAGGAGGCCCGGAATCAGAAGCGGGCCCAGGGCCGTGGTGAGGTAGGCTCAGGGGCTGGCCCCGGGGCCCAGGCAGGGCCCAGCGCCAAGAGGGCTGTGCATCTCTGCAGAGGGCCAGAGGGGGAAGGGTCCAGGGATGGCCCTGGACCCCGGGGTGATGCCCCACCCTTCGTGGCTGACCTGGCCACCCAG GTTGAGGCTGATGAACAGCATTGCATACCACAGCTGAACCCCCAAACCTGCCTCCGGGACTCAGAGGAGAATTTAGCTCTTTCTGTAGGAGAGAAAGCAGTGTCTCCCGGGAATGACCTAGTCTCTCCAGCCATGGTCCGGAGCAGAAATCCTGTGAAAGATGACTGTGTCAAGGAGGAGATGACAGTGGCAGCAGATGCTGCAACCTTGGTGGATG AACCTGAGTCGATGGTGAACCTGGCATTTGTCAAGAATGACTCGTATGAGAAAGGCCCGGATTCAGTGGTGGTGCACGTGTACGTGAAGGAAATCTGCAGGGATACCTCAAGAGTACTTTTCCGTGAGCAGGACTTCACACTCATCTTCCAGACCAG GGATGGAAACTTCTTGAGGCTGCACCCGGGCTGTGGGCCCCACACCATCTTCCGTTGGCAGGTGAAGCTCAG GAATCTGATTGAGCCAGAGCAGTGCACCTTCTGTTTCACGGCTTCTCGCATCAACATCTGCCTTCGTAAGAGGCAGAGTCAGCGCTGGGGGGGCCTGGAGGCCCCGGCTGCACGAG TGGGTGGTGCAAAGGTTGCCGTGCCGACAGGTCCAACCCCTCTGGATTCAACCCCACCAGGAggtgctccccaccccctgacaggccagGAGGAGGCCCGGGCTGTGGAGAAGGATAAATCCAAGGCAAGATCTGAGGACACAGGGCTAGACAGTGTGGCAGCCCGCACACCCATGGAGCATGTAACCCCAAAGCCAGAGACACACCTGGCCTCG CCCAAGCCTACATGTATGGTGCCTCCCATGCCCCACAGCCCAGTGAGTGGAGAcagtgtggaggaggaggaagaagaagagaagaaggtgTGTCTGCCAGGCTTCACTGGCCTTGTCAATTTAGGCAACACCTGCTTCATGAACAGCGTCATTCAGTCTCTGTCCAACACTCGGGAACTCCGGGACTTCTTCCATG ACCGCTCCTTTGAGGCTGAGATCAACTACAACAACCCACTAGGGACTGGTGGGCGTCTGGCCATTGGCTTTGCTGTGCTGCTTCGGGCGCTGTGGAAGGGCACCCATCATGCCTTCCAGCCTTCCAAGTTGAAG GCCATTGTGGCAAGTAAGGCCAGCCAGTTCACAGGCTATGCGCAGCATGATGCCCAAGAGTTCATGGCTTTCCTGCTGGATGGGCTGCACGAGGACCTGAATCGGATTCAAAACAAGCCCTACACAGAGACTGTGGACTCAGATGGGCGGCCTGATGAG GTGGTAGCTGAGGAAGCATGGCAGCGGCACAAGATGAGGAATGACTCTTTCATCGTGGACCTATTTCAGGGCCAGTACAAGTCGAAGCTGGTGTGCCCTGTGTGTGCCAAG GTCTCCATCACCTTTGACCCATTTCTTTATCTGCCGGTGCCCTTGCCACAAAAGCAAAAGGTTCTACCCGTCTTTTATTTTGCCCGAGAGCCCCACAGCAAGCCCGTCAAG TTCCTGGTGAGCGTCAGCAAGGAGAACTCCACTGCAAGTGAAGTATTGGACTCTCTCTCTCAGAGCGTTCATGTGAAGCCTGAGAACCTGCGTTTGGCAGAG GTAATTAAGAATCGTTTCCAACGTGTGTTCCTGCCCTCCCACTCACTGGACACTGTGTCCCCATCTGATATGCTCCTCTGCTTTGAGCTGCTATCACCAGAGTTGGCTAAGGAGCGGGTAGTGGTGCTAGAGGTGCAACAG CGCCCTCAGGTGCCCAGCGTCCCCATCTCGAAGTGTGCAGCCTGCCAGCGGAAGCAACAGTCGGAGGATGAAAAGCTGAAGCGCTGTACCCGGTGCTATCGTGTGGGCTACTGCAACCA GCTCTGCCAGAAAACCCACTGGCCTGACCACAAGGGCCTCTGCCGACCTGAGAACATTGGCTACCCCTTCCTGGTCAGTGTACCTGCCTCACGCCTCACTTACGCCCGCCTTGCTCAGCTGCTAGAGGGCTATGCCCG GTACTCTGTGAGTGTATTCCAGCCACCCTTTCAACCTGGCCGCATGGCTTTGGAGTCTCAGAGCCCTGGCTGCACCACACTGCTCTCCACTGGCTCCCTGGAAGCTGGGGACAGTGAGAGGGACCCCATTCAGCCACCTGAGCTCCAGCTGGTGACCCCTGTGGCTGATGGGGACACAGGGCCTCCCCGGGTGTGGACAGCCTCTGACCGGGGTCCCGTGCCCAGCACCAGTGGAATTTCTTCTGAGATGCTGGCCAGTGGGCCCACTGAGATTGGCTCCTTGCCTGCTAGCGAGAGGGTGTCCCGACCTGAAG CCGCTGTGCCTGGGTACCAGCACCCAAGTGAAGCTATGAATGCCCACACACCCCagttcttcatctataaaattgacTCATCCAACCGAGAGCAGCGGCTAGAGGACAAAG GAGACACCCCACTGGAGCTGGGTGATGATTGTAGCCTGGCTCTCGTCTGGCGGAACAATGAGCGGTTGCAGGAGTTTGTATTGGTAGCCTCTAAGGAGCTGGAATGTGCTGAGGATCCAGGCTCTGCTGGTGAGGCTGCCCGGGCTGGCCACTTCACCCTGGACCAGTGCCTCAACCTCTTCACACGACCTGAGGTGCTGGCACCCGAGGAGGCCTG GTACTGCCCACAGTGCAAACAGCACCGTGAGGCCTCCAAGCAGCTGTTGCTATGGCGCCTGCCAAACGTTCTCATCGTGCAGCTCAAGCGCTTCTCCTTTCGTAGTTTTATCTGGCGTGATAAGATCAATGACTTGGTGGAGTTCCCTGTTCG GAATCTGGACCTGAGCAAGTTCTGCATTGGCCAGAAAGAGGAGCAGCTATCCAGCTATGATCTGTATGCTGTGATTAACCACTATGGAGGCATGATCGGTGGCCACTACACTGCCTGTGCACGCCTGCCCAATGATCGTAGCAGTCAGCGCAGTGACGTGG